Part of the Nitrospirota bacterium genome, ACCGATTCTCATGGCCACGTTGGGTGCCGCGATTGGTTTGCTGCCGGCCGCGCTGGCAACCGGTATTGGGTCGCAGGCGCAGAAACCGCTTGCACGAGTCGTGGTCGGCGGCATGCTGACAGCCGCCGTGCTGATTCTGGTGGTCTTGCCGGTGCTCTACGAAATTGTTCATCGGCGGGATGAGCGTAGTGATGAAGAGAAAGAAAGGGGATGATTGTGCAGAAACGACATCTGTATTCCTGGGGAGTCTTTGTGTTGGCGGTGTTACTGGGAGCGCCCCAGACCTTGTGGGCTGACCCTGTAGGAACAGGATGGGCCATCATTCGAGTGCAGATCCCTTACGAGGCGCCTCCAAAGGGGCAGGACGTTCTGGCTGAGTCCGTTCCACAGAATACGAAACCCTTGACGCCTGAAGAAGTGCAGCGGGCGGAAGCGCTGCTGCCATTGCTTGAGGGGAAGCAAGAGTTTTGGGCGATGGGAGAATTCGTGCACCTCGGCGAGCCTGCCGTGCCGGTCCTGGTGAAGGGCTTGACCATGCCGGGCCCGCGGATTCGGTACAATGTGATTGAAACAATTTCGATGTTGAAGGCGGTCTCGGCGGTTCCAGCCCTCGTTGCAGCTGCCAAGGAGCCGAATGAGATCCCGCGGGTACGTGAACATGCGCTGCGGGTGGCGGTGCGATTGGACGCGGCGAAGGCCGTGGAGGCAATCGAGGTGATGGCGAAGGATCAGAATTCGTCGATCCGGAAGGTCGCCGCCTTTGAGTCCCGCTATGTCAGGGAGAAAGCCGTCGTCCCTATTCTCATCGGGATGATCGGCGATGAGGAACGTTTCGTGGCCCTTTCGGCGGTGCAGTCGCTCTGGATTTTGACCAGGCATGAAAGCGAATTTCACGATTGGGAGATATCGTCCAAGCAAGATCGTCAAGAATGGACAGTCGAGTGGTTGGAATGGTGGAACGGGCAAAAAGATACGTTCGAAATGCCGGACCCGAAGAGGTCGGGGCGTAATCGACCGTAGCAAGCGAATCGCGAGAAAGGCGAGACAGGCGCCACGCGCCTGTCTCGCATGCCCTGCCTTGCGGGGCTGAAAAACCCTGTGTTATATTTTCGAAGACCGTGCGCTCCTCTCATGACGTGCTAGAAGGATGATAGGTTCGTTCCATGGCTATTCTTCCGATTGCAAAGCTCGGTAATCCTATCCTCCGTCAGATCGCGGCGAAGGTCGACCCTCGCGATATTCGCACGAAAGAGCTGCAGCGTTTCATCGACGATTTGTTTGAAACCATGTTGGATGAGCCTGGCATCGGGTTGGCCTCGCCCCAAGTATCTCGCTCGATCCAACTGGTGGTGCTGGGTTGTGAGGGTGACGGGGAGGACAGTTTTCCCAATACCGTGCTCATCAATCCCAAGATCGTGTTCTACGGCCCTCAGCAGGAGGAAAATTGGGAAGGCTGTCTGAGTGTCGACGGTTTGCGCGGGAAGGTGACGCGCCCGGCTGTGGTGCGAGTGCAGGCGCTGGATCGTGACGGCAAATCTATCGATATCGAAGCGACCGGTCTCTATGCGGTCTGTATCCAGCACGAGATGGATCATCTGATCGGCAAACTGTTCGTAGACCGGATGACCGATATGTCGACGCTCACGCAACTCGACGAGTTCAGTCGTTATTGGCAGAAAGATTCGACCCCGGTCATTTAACTAGCCGTGAATAGACCCTCCCTGTGAAAACCCTCCTTCGTGTGCTCCAGTACCTCAGTCCACATCGTGCCATGGTGGTCGGCACCTTTGTGTTTGCCGGGTTAGCCACCGCCTTCGAGCTGGTACCGCCGTGGCTCATAAAAGTGATCATCGACGACGTGATTCAGGCTGGTAAAGTCCAGCTGCTGGGATGGGTGTTTCTCGCGCTCTGCGCCGCGTATGTGTTCAGGAATTTCTGCGGGTCGATGCGCATCAGGATGAATAACGGACTGGAGCAGCAAGTCGTTCATGACCTGCACGTCCAGGTGTTTTCCGCCCTGCAACGACTCTCGATCAGCTTCTACGAAAATCGTCCGACGGGCGAGATCATGTCACGGGTCTTGAACGATACCGAGCATATGCAGCGTATCTTCGTCGACGGTCTCGAAGAGATCATTACGGCAGGGCTGACGCTGATCGGGATCATGATCGTGCTGTTCATGCTCAACTGGAAGCTGGCCTTGTTGGCGCTTGTGCCGATTCCTCTCTTGATCGTGGGTGCGGCCCTGTTTACCAAACGTGTCCATGGGCATTATCGCGTCATTCGAAAGGGAGCCGCCGAATTAAACGCCCTCCTGCAGGACGTGTTGGCCGGTATCCGGGAGACGATGGGGTTCAATCGTCAGCCGTACGAGCAGGAGCGATTCAATCGGAAGAGCGATCGCTGTCGGCAAGATACATTAAAGGCCATGTATCTCTGGTCCTTCTACTCCCCGGGCATGATGCTGATCGGGAGTCTTGGCGGGGCGCTGGTGCTCTGGTTCGGCACAGCAGAGGTTCTAGAGCATCGGCTGTCCGTGGGCGAGCTGGTGATGTTCACCTCCTATCTGGCGCTCTTCTATGTGCCCATCAATCAGATCCACTCGGTGAACCATATGCTGCAACATGCTCTGGCGGCGAGCGAACGGGTATTCGAAGTCCTCGACCTCGTGCCGGATGTCCGGGATCGGCCAGATGCGCAAATCCCGGTCCCTCGTGTCCGAGGGGATGTCGCCTTTGATCGCGTTGGGTTTCATTACCGACCCGATTCGCCGATTTTGCATGACGTGACCGTATCCGTCCGTGCGGGAGAGCGGGTGGCGCTGGTCGGTCCGAGCGGCGCGGGCAAGAGCACGACGCTCAAACTCTTGATGCGGTTTTACGATGTGACAGAGGGTGCCATCACCATCGATGGGTACGATATCCGCGATCTGCCCCTCGCGTTTCTTCGCAGTCAGATCGGGCTAGTTCAGCAAGAGCCGTTCCTGTTCAACGGTACCGTGAGAGAGAACATACTGTATGGAGATCTTTCGGCAAGGCAGGAAGAGGTTGAGGCGGCGGCGAAAGTCGCTCGCGCCCATGACTTTATCATGGCGCTTCCTGAAGGCTACGATACCTGGATCGGAGAGCGAGGCGTCAAGCTGTCAGTTGGGCAGCGACAACGTGTGTCGATCGCCCGTGTGATCCTCAAGGACCCCCCGATCGTCATGTTCGATGAGGCGACCTCCAACATCGATACGGAGACCGAGGTTAAGATTCGCGAGGCGCTGGACGATCTCACGAAGGGGCGGACGACGATCATCATCGCCCACCGCCTCTCTACGATTCACGGAGTGGACAGGATCATTGTTGTCGATCACGGTCGCGTCGTCGAAGATGGCACACATGAGACGTTGATCGGGCGGGGAGGCGTGTATACGCGGCTCTATGACGCCCAGTTCCAGGTCTAGGGTAGGATGCTGAAAAAGCCCTCCTGCTTCGTTCTCCCCTCGAACGCATCCTCAACGTAGCCCAGAGGCTACGCCTCCGGTGCGTTCATCGGCTGCGGCCTTGCTGGCGTGCTTTTTGAGCATCCTGCCAGGCCGTTGCGGATGGATTGTGTCCACCAGTATACTGAGCCTTACTTGAGGGAGAATTGACCGATGGTGCTGATTTACGAAAGCGATCCTCTGGATGACGAAGATGCGCGCGGGCGTTTCTATCATGTCTGCCGTGGACAAATTATTAAGACGGAAATTCAATTGCCGGCCGGTGAATCCGTGTACGAATGTCCGGTGTGCGAAATCGATCTCGAAGCCGAAGACTTTTGGCTCGCGAGGCAGAAAGGGTCGGTGTAGAACAGCATGGCTGGAAGCGCAGGACGAAAAACCGTATCCGTCTCTCGCGGGCTGATGATGCTCTGCGAGACGTGCTACGACCAGGTCACGGAAGAGAAGTTACCAGACGCCAGGAATTTTATTGCCGACCACGAGGCGCTGTTCGATACGATTTGTATGGGCTGTACCGATATTAACCGGCCATTGATCGACGATATGCTCGGCAGCTCCGAATGAGGCTGTTGAAACATCACGCCCGCTTCATTCTCGCCTCGCATTTATCCTCAACGTAGCCGCGAGGCTACGCCTCGGTGCTTCCATCGGCTGCGTCCTTGCTGAATGGGAGTTTTGAATATCCTCATAGCGCTAGTCACCTACTGGCTGGAGACTGATGACGTCGTAATGCCTTGTGATTTCGAGCCGGTCTTCCGATAGCAAAAACGGAATCATGTTGTGACGGTGGTACCTGGGTAGCATTGACGGAGATGGTGGTTCGCCTGAGAATAGGCCGAGCGTGCCGCAATTGTCAGTGTATCCAAGCCTATGCTGCAGGTCCGCATACTCAATAGTGAGACTTCATCAGGAGCACCAATGCGTACGTTTATCCTGTCTCTGGTCATGGTCCTTGTGGCATTCAATGCCTCCTTCGCTGGTGATGCTGAAGATCCGGCTGACGCGTTCGCAAAGATCTACGCGTCGCTCTGTCTACAGCACATCACGAACCTGGATAGTCTTCGGGGGAAGTTGAGAGACATGCCAAAACTCACTCCGGAGCAATCGATGCACTTCTTGGCGGGAAATCAGGGTGATGCCTGGCCGATTGCTGATAACACTGGAACCTTCGTCCTTGCTCTTCCCAGCAACAAGAATATTTGTGCCGTATATGCGCGGAGAGCCGATGCCTCGAAAGCTGAGCGGTTATTTGTGGCGTTAGTCGGTCATTCGCCCGCTCCGATGGTTTCACGGCTCGTGAGAGACGAGCGTGCCCACACTCCGGCCAATGGCCCGACGCATACCGTTTCGTACGAGTGGTCTCTCCCAAACGCGGCAAGGAAAATGTTGTTCACGATTACGACGGCGACGTCAGACGATGCACAGCTCCAAGTCCTCGGCTCGGCGACGATGACCAGTAATTGACATATTATTTGACCCACAAGCCTCTTCCTGTGGTTTCAGAACAAATCGCTTGAGGAAATTCATAAGAGTGCTTGGCTGAAGGAGTGGAGGGGAAATACACGGGGAGATTGTAAATGCTTGAAAGTGCCAGCTCGAGATTTTCTGAAGTAGCTCAGAGTGATCGCATTAGATCACCCCTGGTTTCTTGCGCAGCATCGCGGCTTATTGCGATAGACGAACGATACGGTACGCATAAAGAAACTACTTACAGGTCGTTCCATCGAAGTACTTGCAGCTCGATTCTCCAGATTTTATTTTCCACGTCTTCAGCAGGGGTGGTTGCCCATTCCCTCTCATGTCCAGCATGAAATCTGCGAGACCCGAGATCGGCAGTTTATCGAGGTGTGGCTTGGCGGCATCGGGAACATCGATCCAGAAGACGGCCCCGAGTGTGGAGATCAAAATCTTGTGTTCTTCAAAGTTGACATTGATGATGGGGCTATAGAAACTCTTGTCCTCGGCAAAGCCAGGAGTCGCGCTGAGACTGAGGAGGACGAGACTGAACAATCCGGAGAGAAGAGTCGTACGCAGATGGGGCATGACGAGCACTCCTTCGTATGAGGATAATGAGAAGCGCATTATCGCATTGGAGCAGATGGGATACAAACTGGAAATTCTTTGGGCCTGTACGGTGCTGTTGGTCTGTTTTATCCAGATAGGCTAGTAGAGTTAGGAAGCGGTCGTGATGTGCGCCGTTGAGACGGTCCCGCCCTTGATCCAGTACCCGCGTATATCTGGCTTCGACTTCTCCATGAGGGAGAGAATCAGATAGGCGGGGATTGGCAGATTGATCTTCGGCCAGATTTCTTCGTAGTCGGTGGCAATCTTGATGTCGGTGATGGAGGGGCGCGCTGGGTCGTGAGGGTGAGAGTGGTAGACCACTTGTAGGTCGAGCCCTTTGTTTCGGATATCCTTCTTTGCCGTGGAAAAATCCTGCATATCCATCACGAAGGCAATTTCGGCTCGTTCGGCCGGTGAGAGTCGTTCCAGATGTGCCGCCTTTGCCGGGTCGAAGGAAGACAGTTTTTCAGCTCCCTCGCTCGCCACAATATTTTTGATCCGATAGATATGGGTAACGGCGCCGTTGGTTCCTGCCAGCAGACCACAACATTCGTAGGGATCGAGTTCCCTGGCATGGGCTACCATGTCGTCGAGGATTGTTTGAGGAATGACGAGATCAGCCACGATATTTATATGGTGCAGCTGACGACGTAGTCCATGCTCAGATCTTTGATCTTCGGATTCTCGCCGCAGAGCGGGCAGGCCGGGTCCTTGGGGCGGCGGACCTTCCTGAACTTCATTTCGAGGGCATCGTAGATCATGAGGCGATCGGCCATGGTTTCCCCGATGCCAAGAATCTCTTTGATCGCTTCCGATGCTTGAAGAATACCCATCGTCCCGGCGAGGACTCCCAAGACACCGGCCTCTTGGCAGTTTGGGACCAATCCAGCCGGCGGTGGCTCCGGATAGAGACAGCGATAGCAGGGGTAGCCGGCATGGGGCTTGATCGTCGTCAGCTGGCCTTCGAACCGAAACATGCTGGCGGAGATCAGCGTCTTCTTGGCAAAGAAGCAGGCGTCGTTCACGAGAAATCTGGTCGAAAAGTTATCGGATCCGTCCAGCACGATGTCATACTCGGACACCAGCGCCAGAATATTGTCGCTGTCGACGTTCTGGTGATAGGTCTTAATCGTGATTTCAGGGTTGATCGCCGACAGGGTCTTACGGCCAGACTCCACTTTCGGCATGCCAACCGTCGCAGTGGAATGCATGATTTGCCGCTGCAAATTCGAGAGATCAACGACATCACCATCGACCAGACCGATGGTGCCGATACCGGCGGCAGCAAGATAGAGTCCTGCAGGCGAACCGAGTCCGCCGGCGCCGATGAGCAAGACCTTCGCCTTGCTCAACTTCATCTGGCCCTTGCCGCCGACTTCGCTGAGAATAATTTGACGGCTGTATCGCTGAATCTGTTGTTCTGTGAGTTCCATAACGTGTGTCCGGCGTAAAATAAAAGGCTTGTGGCGAGAGGTGTGAGATAGCCTATTGCCTCGGGCCTCTTACCCCTCCACGACATCCAATTCGATCGGGTCGACGATGACGCCCTTCTTGCGAAGGCCTGCGATCGCCCGTTCGATTTCTGCGTTCTCTCCGGTCAGCTCGAGATCCATCCAGCCGGTGGTTTCACGGACGTCCGCTCGTCGAACGTTGGTGACGACCTTGAACTCGTGGCCGATCTGATAGATGACGGGCTCTTTGATTTTATCTTCCGGAAACCGTACATGCACTTTCATGCTTGGCATGATGAGCCTCCCGCAATGGCGGGCACAATCGAGACTTCGTCGCCATCTTTGAGCGAGGTCTCTTTGCCCTTGAGGAATCGGATGTCTTCCTCGTTGACGTAAATGTTCACGAAACGGCGAAGTTCACCCGTGTCGTCGCAGAGACGATCCTTGATCCCTGGATGTGCGGTATTCAAGGTGTCAATCATCTCCGTGATACTCGTGGCCTGTGCCTCGACCTCGCCTTGTCCCTTCGTGAGGGGGCGGAGCGGAGTTGGAATGCGAACTTTAATCATGCGTCACCACCACCGTTCTTTCCCATCTTAAAGGTTTTCTCGAAGCTCGCGAGACTCGGCTGAATGCGGTGAGGCTTGCCGACCGCATCGATCACCGCCTCCTGGGTCTTCAAGCCGTTGCCGGTGATATAGGCGACTGTCACGTCGCCCTTCTTGATCGTGCCTTGTTTCACCAGCTTCTGGAGCACACCGATCGTCACGCCGCCGGCCGTTTCTGCGAAGATGCCTTCCGTCTGCGCCAGCAGTTTAATCCCTTCCACTACTTCGTCGTCCGACACCATGTCCATGGAGCCCTTGCTCTCGGCCGTCGCCTTGAGCGCGTAGTACCCGTCGGCGGGGTTGCCGATAGCCAGGGACTTGGCGATGGTCTTCGGTTTCACCGGTTTGAAGAAATCCCGTCCGGCCTTGAACGCCGTCGAAATAGGGGAACAGCCTTCGGCTTGCGCGCCGTTGATTCTGGTGCGCACGTCGTCGACGAGCCCCAAGGTTTTCATTTCATGGAGGCCCTTCCAGATCTTGGTCAGGAGCGAGCCTGAGGCCATCGGGATGACCACTTGGTCCGGCGTGCGCCAGCCGAGTTGTTCCACGGTTTCATAGGCGAGGGTCTTCGAGCCTTCTGCATAGTAGGGGCGCACGTTGATATTTACAAAGGCCCAGGCATATTCGCCGGCAATTTCGCTGCAGAGCCGATTGACGTCGTCGTAATTACCTTCGACTTCGACCACGTTCGGTTTATAAATCAAATTACCAAGGACTTTCGCGGCTTCCAAATCGGCCGGGATGAACACGTAGGCGCGCATGCCGGCGGCAGCCGCATGGGCGGCGACGGAGTTCGCCAGGTTGCCGGTCGAGGCACAGGCGATAGTTTCAAATCCCAGTTCGCGGGCTCTGGTGATGGCCACGGCCACCACGCGATCTTTGAACGAGAGCGTCGGGTGATTCACCGTATCGTTCTTAATATAGAGCTCGTCCAATCCGAGGTAGGCGCCCAGGTTCTTGGCGCGCACCAGCGGGGTCATCCCGGCATGCGGGCCGAGGAAGGTGGGCCCTTCCACCGGCAGCAAATCGGCGTAACGCCAGATACTCTGCGGTCCGTCCTGGATCTTCTTGCGGGAAATGTTCTTCTTGATCTCCTCGTAGTTGTACTTCACTTCGAGGGGACCGAAGCACATCTCGCAGACGTGGATCGCTTTGGTCGGATATTCTTTTCCGCACTCGCGGCAGACTAGCGCTTTCATTTTGGTCATGGTGACTCCACCTCGCTGCGTCAATGGTTACGGCCGGACGGCACAGCCTGCAAAAGGATCGCCGTCGTCGAACAATTCGGTAATCGTCGGGTGCGCACCACAGAGCGCGCAATCGGGATTTCGCTTGATCTTAATCTCTCGGAACTGGGTCTTGCGTGCATCGAAGTCCAGGAATCGGTTCGTCAACGGCTGCCCGATGCCTAAGACCAGTTTCAACGCTTCCGTCGCCTGGATCGTGCCGATGATGCCGGCTAATACGCCGATCACGCCCGCTTCCTGGCAGGAGGCGACCAGCCCGACCGGCGGCGGCGTCTTGAACACGCAACGATAACAGGCTGACTGCTTCGGTACAATGGTCGTCACCCGACCATCGAAGCGGAGGATGCCGCCATGGATCAACGGTTTTTCGGCAAAGAAGCAGGCGTCGTTGATCAGAAACTTGGCGGTAAAGTTGTCGACCCCGTCGATCACGACATCGTACTCGTTGATGATCTTCAACGCATTTCCCGCGGTGAGCCGCTCTTCGTACATCGAGACCTGGACGTCCGGGTTCAATCCCTGGATCTTCTCTTTGCCCGAGAGCACTTTGGGGCGACCCACATCCGACGTGTGATGGAGAATCTGACGTTGCAGGTTGGTCAGATCCACCACGTCGCTATCGATGAGCCCGATCGTGCCGACTCCGGCCGCGGCCAAATAGAGGGCAGCAGGCGACCCAAGCCCTCCCGCGCCGACCAGGAGAATCTTGGACTTGGCGATCTTCTTCTGCCCCTTGCCACCGACTTCCGGTAAAAGAATATGCCGGCTGTAGCGTGATATTTGATCTTCAGTAAATTCCATGTTTGCCGGGATGCTGAAAAAGGCCTCCAACTTCGTTCTCGGTTCGAAGAAATCCTCAACGTGCCCCTGAGGGTACGTCTCCGGTTTCTTCTCGCCTGCGGCCTTGCTGGACGGCCATTTTGAGCATCCCTCCTCGCTTAGTTCATGAAAGGGCTCTCAAATGTTGAAATACTTTTCGATGCTGATATACCGCTCGCCCGTATCGCAGAGGATCGTGACCACGTTCTTGCCCGGTCCCAGTTCCTGTGCGATTTTCTGTGCAGCGAACACATTGGCTCCCGCGGAGATACCGACCAGGAGACCTTCCTTCTTCGATAGCTGCTTGGCCGTTTGATAGGCTTCGTCGTCGGTCACGGTCATCACCCGATCGATGATGGCCCGGTTCAATACTTTCGGGACGAACCCTGCGCCGATACCCTGAATCTTATGCGGCCCCGGTTCTCCGCCGGACAAGACCGGCGAGCCGGCCGGTTCCACGGCGATCACTTTCACGTCGCGATTCCGTTCCTTGAACAATTCGCCGCATCCGGTAATCGTGCCGCCAGTGCCAACCGCCGCGACGAAGGCATCGATCTTTCCGTCGAGCGCATCCAGAATCTCGATCGCAGTGGTCTTCTTATGCATCGCCGGATTTGCCGGATTGGAAAACTGATCCGGCATATAGTACGACGGATTTTGCGCGATGATGCTCTCCGCCTCGCGGATCGAGCCCTTCATCCCTTCCCAGGCCGGCGTCAAGACGAGCTGTGCGCCGTAGGAGGACAAGAGACTGGCCCGCTCCATGCTCATGCTCTCCGGCATGACGAGAATCAGCTTATAGCCACGGACCGCGGCGACCAATGCCAGCCCGATTCCGGTGTTCCCACTCGTGGGCTCGACAATCGTGCCGCCCGGCTTTAAATGACCCAGGCGTTCTGCCTCGTTGATCATGTTGAGACAGATCCGGTCCTTGATGCTTCCGCCAGGATTAAAGAACTCGACCTTTCCGTAGATCGTCGCTCCGCCGGTCGGCGAAAGCCGGTTCAGACGGACAAGGGGAGTCCGCCCGATGAGTTCGGTAATATCCTTGTACAGAGGCATCGTCACCGGCCACCTCCCATATAGAATAAGAACTCGACCCGGTCGCCCTCGTTCAGGCTGGTGGTGGCGAGAAGATTCCGGTCTAGCACGGTGTCGTTGACTTCGACTGCAACCATTTGCGGTTCGATTTTTTTGGCCTGGAGAAGATCGAGGACCGTTCCTCCTGAAATCTCTTCTGGCTTGC contains:
- a CDS encoding HEAT repeat domain-containing protein; protein product: MQKRHLYSWGVFVLAVLLGAPQTLWADPVGTGWAIIRVQIPYEAPPKGQDVLAESVPQNTKPLTPEEVQRAEALLPLLEGKQEFWAMGEFVHLGEPAVPVLVKGLTMPGPRIRYNVIETISMLKAVSAVPALVAAAKEPNEIPRVREHALRVAVRLDAAKAVEAIEVMAKDQNSSIRKVAAFESRYVREKAVVPILIGMIGDEERFVALSAVQSLWILTRHESEFHDWEISSKQDRQEWTVEWLEWWNGQKDTFEMPDPKRSGRNRP
- the def gene encoding peptide deformylase, with product MAILPIAKLGNPILRQIAAKVDPRDIRTKELQRFIDDLFETMLDEPGIGLASPQVSRSIQLVVLGCEGDGEDSFPNTVLINPKIVFYGPQQEENWEGCLSVDGLRGKVTRPAVVRVQALDRDGKSIDIEATGLYAVCIQHEMDHLIGKLFVDRMTDMSTLTQLDEFSRYWQKDSTPVI
- a CDS encoding ABC transporter ATP-binding protein, coding for MKTLLRVLQYLSPHRAMVVGTFVFAGLATAFELVPPWLIKVIIDDVIQAGKVQLLGWVFLALCAAYVFRNFCGSMRIRMNNGLEQQVVHDLHVQVFSALQRLSISFYENRPTGEIMSRVLNDTEHMQRIFVDGLEEIITAGLTLIGIMIVLFMLNWKLALLALVPIPLLIVGAALFTKRVHGHYRVIRKGAAELNALLQDVLAGIRETMGFNRQPYEQERFNRKSDRCRQDTLKAMYLWSFYSPGMMLIGSLGGALVLWFGTAEVLEHRLSVGELVMFTSYLALFYVPINQIHSVNHMLQHALAASERVFEVLDLVPDVRDRPDAQIPVPRVRGDVAFDRVGFHYRPDSPILHDVTVSVRAGERVALVGPSGAGKSTTLKLLMRFYDVTEGAITIDGYDIRDLPLAFLRSQIGLVQQEPFLFNGTVRENILYGDLSARQEEVEAAAKVARAHDFIMALPEGYDTWIGERGVKLSVGQRQRVSIARVILKDPPIVMFDEATSNIDTETEVKIREALDDLTKGRTTIIIAHRLSTIHGVDRIIVVDHGRVVEDGTHETLIGRGGVYTRLYDAQFQV
- a CDS encoding M67 family metallopeptidase translates to MADLVIPQTILDDMVAHARELDPYECCGLLAGTNGAVTHIYRIKNIVASEGAEKLSSFDPAKAAHLERLSPAERAEIAFVMDMQDFSTAKKDIRNKGLDLQVVYHSHPHDPARPSITDIKIATDYEEIWPKINLPIPAYLILSLMEKSKPDIRGYWIKGGTVSTAHITTAS
- the moeB gene encoding molybdopterin-synthase adenylyltransferase MoeB, yielding MELTEQQIQRYSRQIILSEVGGKGQMKLSKAKVLLIGAGGLGSPAGLYLAAAGIGTIGLVDGDVVDLSNLQRQIMHSTATVGMPKVESGRKTLSAINPEITIKTYHQNVDSDNILALVSEYDIVLDGSDNFSTRFLVNDACFFAKKTLISASMFRFEGQLTTIKPHAGYPCYRCLYPEPPPAGLVPNCQEAGVLGVLAGTMGILQASEAIKEILGIGETMADRLMIYDALEMKFRKVRRPKDPACPLCGENPKIKDLSMDYVVSCTI
- a CDS encoding NIL domain-containing protein yields the protein MPSMKVHVRFPEDKIKEPVIYQIGHEFKVVTNVRRADVRETTGWMDLELTGENAEIERAIAGLRKKGVIVDPIELDVVEG
- a CDS encoding MoaD/ThiS family protein; the encoded protein is MIKVRIPTPLRPLTKGQGEVEAQATSITEMIDTLNTAHPGIKDRLCDDTGELRRFVNIYVNEEDIRFLKGKETSLKDGDEVSIVPAIAGGSSCQA
- the thrC gene encoding threonine synthase codes for the protein MTKMKALVCRECGKEYPTKAIHVCEMCFGPLEVKYNYEEIKKNISRKKIQDGPQSIWRYADLLPVEGPTFLGPHAGMTPLVRAKNLGAYLGLDELYIKNDTVNHPTLSFKDRVVAVAITRARELGFETIACASTGNLANSVAAHAAAAGMRAYVFIPADLEAAKVLGNLIYKPNVVEVEGNYDDVNRLCSEIAGEYAWAFVNINVRPYYAEGSKTLAYETVEQLGWRTPDQVVIPMASGSLLTKIWKGLHEMKTLGLVDDVRTRINGAQAEGCSPISTAFKAGRDFFKPVKPKTIAKSLAIGNPADGYYALKATAESKGSMDMVSDDEVVEGIKLLAQTEGIFAETAGGVTIGVLQKLVKQGTIKKGDVTVAYITGNGLKTQEAVIDAVGKPHRIQPSLASFEKTFKMGKNGGGDA
- the moeB gene encoding molybdopterin-synthase adenylyltransferase MoeB; translation: MEFTEDQISRYSRHILLPEVGGKGQKKIAKSKILLVGAGGLGSPAALYLAAAGVGTIGLIDSDVVDLTNLQRQILHHTSDVGRPKVLSGKEKIQGLNPDVQVSMYEERLTAGNALKIINEYDVVIDGVDNFTAKFLINDACFFAEKPLIHGGILRFDGRVTTIVPKQSACYRCVFKTPPPVGLVASCQEAGVIGVLAGIIGTIQATEALKLVLGIGQPLTNRFLDFDARKTQFREIKIKRNPDCALCGAHPTITELFDDGDPFAGCAVRP
- the cysK gene encoding cysteine synthase A, with the translated sequence MPLYKDITELIGRTPLVRLNRLSPTGGATIYGKVEFFNPGGSIKDRICLNMINEAERLGHLKPGGTIVEPTSGNTGIGLALVAAVRGYKLILVMPESMSMERASLLSSYGAQLVLTPAWEGMKGSIREAESIIAQNPSYYMPDQFSNPANPAMHKKTTAIEILDALDGKIDAFVAAVGTGGTITGCGELFKERNRDVKVIAVEPAGSPVLSGGEPGPHKIQGIGAGFVPKVLNRAIIDRVMTVTDDEAYQTAKQLSKKEGLLVGISAGANVFAAQKIAQELGPGKNVVTILCDTGERYISIEKYFNI
- the thiS gene encoding sulfur carrier protein ThiS: MQVKINGKPEEISGGTVLDLLQAKKIEPQMVAVEVNDTVLDRNLLATTSLNEGDRVEFLFYMGGGR